From one Cyanobacterium stanieri PCC 7202 genomic stretch:
- a CDS encoding sulfate ABC transporter, ATPase subunit (PFAM: ABC transporter; TOBE domain~TIGRFAM: sulfate ABC transporter, ATP-binding protein~COGs: COG1118 ABC-type sulfate/molybdate transport systems ATPase component~InterProIPR003593:IPR003439:IPR014769:IPR017871:IPR 005666~KEGG: syn:slr1455 sulfate transport system permease protein~PFAM: ABC transporter related~SMART: AAA ATPase~SPTR: Sulfate/thiosulfate import ATP-binding protein cysA;~TIGRFAM: sulfate ABC transporter, ATPase subunit) yields the protein MSIIINQVNKKFGDFQALKDINLEVKPNTLVALLGPSGSGKSTLLRVIAGLETPDSGQVIINGKDTTHLDIRKRNIGFVFQHYALFKHLTIKENIAFGLKIRKTPKNQIKYKVAELLDLIQLEGLGDRYPSQLSGGQRQRVALARALAVQPQLLLLDEPFGALDAKVRKDLRAWLRRLHDDVHITSVFVTHDQEEAMEVADEIVVMNHGVIEQIGTPAEIYDNPASPFVMKFIGEVNVLPGQTPLFVNGNHHEHSSHPEVFVRPHEVDILLTDDNESTKTTIKRITHLGADIQVELLLENDLPIIAHLNKQQFNSLNLKKDQVVFVKPNRIKTFA from the coding sequence ATGAGTATTATTATCAATCAAGTAAACAAAAAATTCGGTGATTTCCAAGCTCTAAAAGATATTAATTTAGAGGTAAAACCTAATACTTTAGTCGCGTTGCTTGGCCCATCTGGTTCAGGAAAATCAACTCTGTTGAGGGTCATTGCAGGGTTAGAAACCCCCGATAGTGGTCAAGTAATTATCAATGGAAAAGATACCACCCATCTTGATATTCGTAAACGAAACATTGGTTTTGTATTCCAACATTATGCCCTTTTTAAACATCTCACCATCAAGGAAAATATCGCCTTTGGTTTAAAAATTCGTAAAACTCCCAAAAATCAAATAAAATATAAAGTAGCTGAACTGCTTGATTTGATTCAATTAGAGGGTTTGGGCGATCGCTACCCATCCCAATTATCAGGAGGACAAAGGCAAAGAGTCGCCCTAGCACGTGCGTTAGCAGTACAACCTCAACTATTGTTATTAGACGAACCTTTTGGGGCATTGGATGCTAAAGTAAGGAAGGATTTAAGGGCATGGTTACGGAGATTGCATGATGATGTCCATATTACCAGTGTATTTGTCACCCATGACCAAGAAGAAGCCATGGAAGTGGCAGATGAAATTGTGGTAATGAATCACGGCGTTATTGAGCAAATTGGCACCCCTGCAGAAATTTATGACAATCCCGCCTCACCTTTTGTGATGAAATTTATCGGTGAGGTAAATGTTTTACCTGGCCAAACACCTCTGTTTGTCAACGGTAATCACCATGAACATTCTTCTCATCCAGAGGTATTTGTGCGCCCCCATGAGGTGGATATTTTATTAACAGATGATAATGAAAGTACCAAAACCACCATTAAAAGAATCACTCATCTGGGCGCAGATATACAAGTAGAATTACTGTTAGAAAACGATTTGCCCATTATTGCCCACCTTAATAAACAACAATTTAACTCTTTAAATCTTAAAAAAGATCAAGTAGTTTTTGTCAAACCCAATCGCATTAAAACCTTTGCTTAG
- a CDS encoding NIL domain protein (PFAM: NIL domain~InterPro IPR018449~KEGG: ava:Ava_4711 hypothetical protein~PFAM: NIL domain~SPTR: Putative uncharacterized protein), with product MTNQNIQDKKSIKISIHIPPNHHDKPIIVDLASKHNLEVNITSAMLGEYADKDGWFNLILSGEKTAIQEALNYLSDLNIEVWSQTGNGQQIVKDSWSLGEWEITH from the coding sequence ATGACAAACCAGAATATTCAAGATAAAAAATCCATCAAAATTTCTATCCATATTCCCCCAAACCACCATGATAAACCAATCATTGTTGATCTGGCTTCCAAGCACAATTTAGAGGTAAATATCACCTCTGCCATGTTAGGGGAATATGCGGATAAAGATGGTTGGTTTAACCTTATCTTGTCAGGGGAAAAAACTGCCATTCAAGAGGCTTTAAATTATCTATCTGACTTAAATATAGAAGTTTGGAGTCAAACAGGAAACGGTCAACAAATAGTAAAAGATTCTTGGAGTTTGGGAGAGTGGGAAATCACCCATTAA
- a CDS encoding sulfate ABC transporter, inner membrane subunit CysT (PFAM: Binding-protein-dependent transport system inner membrane component~TIGRFAM: sulfate ABC transporter, permease protein; sulfate ABC transporter, permease protein CysT~COGs: COG0555 ABC-type sulfate transport system permease component~InterPro IPR000515:IPR005667:IPR011865~KEGG: syn:slr1453 sulfate transport system permease protein~PFAM: binding-protein-dependent transport systems inner membrane component~SPTR: Sulfate transport system permease protein cysT;~TIGRFAM: sulfate ABC transporter, inner membrane subunit CysT; sulfate ABC transporter, inner membrane subunit), with amino-acid sequence MISSLKQPPFNYQDTIKNILRKFSIPWAVTIIFLAVILIIPMMALIFQSASLGWENFWQEATAEVAVASYIFTFGTALAASLINAVMGTLTAWVLVRYDFWGKKIIDATIDIPFALPTTVAGLVLATVYSEDGWIGRFFTPFGIQITFSPLGVFVAMLFIALPFVVRTLQPVLQEMGSEIEEASWSLGASDWQTFRLVILPPLLPAISAGVALGFSRAVGSYGTIVIIASNIPFRDLIPPVLVLQKLEQYDYVGATVIGAVLLFISLVLLLIINLLQQWGKRYADN; translated from the coding sequence ATGATTAGTTCTTTAAAACAACCACCATTCAATTATCAAGACACCATCAAAAATATTCTGCGCAAATTCTCCATCCCCTGGGCGGTGACGATCATCTTTCTTGCCGTAATTTTAATCATTCCCATGATGGCGTTAATATTCCAATCCGCTAGTTTAGGATGGGAAAACTTCTGGCAGGAGGCAACGGCGGAGGTGGCAGTGGCTTCCTATATTTTTACCTTTGGCACTGCCTTAGCCGCTTCTTTGATTAACGCTGTGATGGGAACTTTAACCGCTTGGGTGTTGGTGCGTTACGATTTTTGGGGCAAAAAAATTATTGATGCTACCATCGACATTCCTTTTGCATTACCTACCACGGTGGCAGGTTTGGTATTAGCGACAGTTTATTCCGAGGATGGTTGGATTGGTCGTTTTTTTACTCCCTTTGGTATTCAGATTACTTTTTCACCTTTGGGGGTATTTGTGGCGATGTTATTTATCGCCTTGCCTTTTGTGGTCAGAACTTTACAGCCTGTATTACAGGAAATGGGATCGGAAATTGAAGAGGCTTCTTGGTCACTGGGTGCATCGGATTGGCAAACTTTTCGCCTAGTAATTTTACCTCCTCTGCTTCCTGCTATTTCGGCGGGGGTGGCTTTAGGTTTTTCTCGGGCTGTGGGTTCTTATGGAACTATTGTCATCATTGCTTCTAATATTCCGTTTCGGGATTTGATTCCCCCTGTATTGGTACTGCAAAAGTTGGAACAGTATGACTATGTGGGGGCGACGGTAATTGGAGCGGTTTTGTTATTTATTTCTTTGGTTTTGTTGTTAATTATCAATCTGTTACAGCAGTGGGGCAAACGTTATGCAGACAATTAA
- a CDS encoding sulfate ABC transporter, inner membrane subunit CysW (PFAM: Binding-protein-dependent transport system inner membrane component~TIGRFAM: sulfate ABC transporter, permease protein CysW; sulfate ABC transporter, permease protein~COGs: COG4208 ABC-type sulfate transport system permease component~InterPro IPR000515:IPR005667:IPR011866~KEGG: cyh:Cyan8802_3355 sulfate ABC transporter, inner membrane subunit CysW~PFAM: binding-protein-dependent transport systems inner membrane component~SPTR: Sulfate ABC transporter, inner membrane subunit CysW;~TIGRFAM: sulfate ABC transporter, inner membrane subunit CysW; sulfate ABC transporter, inner membrane subunit): MQTIKRLNTGKNWSILIVFVYLGLILLIPAVSVFYEAFKEGIPTFLQAIQQREFIQAVWLTVLLSVFSVPLNTVFGLCAAWVIARNNFRGKAFLMSIIDLPFSISPVVAGLMMVLLYGRNGWLNWLVEYLDVRIVFALPGMVLATIFVTMPFVAREVIPVLEEIGSEQEDAARSLGANDLQIFWRVTLPSIRWGLLYGVLLTNARAMGEYGAIAVVSGNVIGKTASLPIFVELAYKNYQSQAAFAASVVLVLLAVVTLICKEILERYTRI, translated from the coding sequence ATGCAGACAATTAAAAGGTTAAATACGGGCAAAAATTGGTCAATTTTGATTGTATTTGTTTATTTGGGGCTAATTTTATTAATTCCTGCTGTTTCGGTGTTTTATGAGGCGTTTAAGGAGGGGATTCCCACTTTTTTACAGGCAATCCAACAACGGGAATTTATTCAGGCGGTATGGTTAACGGTGCTGTTGTCGGTGTTTAGTGTACCTTTAAATACGGTGTTTGGCTTGTGTGCAGCGTGGGTAATTGCGAGGAATAATTTTCGGGGTAAGGCATTTTTGATGAGTATTATCGATTTGCCTTTTTCCATTTCGCCTGTGGTGGCTGGATTAATGATGGTGCTTTTGTATGGGCGTAATGGTTGGTTAAATTGGTTGGTGGAATATCTTGATGTGAGAATTGTTTTTGCTTTACCGGGGATGGTGTTGGCGACGATTTTTGTGACCATGCCTTTTGTGGCGAGGGAGGTAATTCCTGTATTAGAGGAGATTGGTAGTGAGCAAGAGGATGCGGCGAGAAGTCTGGGGGCGAATGATTTACAGATTTTTTGGCGGGTGACTCTTCCTAGTATTCGTTGGGGTTTGCTCTATGGGGTTTTGCTGACTAATGCTAGGGCTATGGGGGAATATGGTGCGATCGCCGTTGTTTCTGGTAATGTCATCGGTAAGACAGCATCCCTACCGATTTTCGTGGAATTGGCATATAAAAATTATCAAAGTCAAGCGGCTTTTGCCGCCTCGGTGGTATTGGTTTTGTTGGCGGTTGTCACCCTTATTTGTAAGGAAATTCTGGAACGTTATACAAGGATTTGA
- a CDS encoding NIL domain protein (PFAM: NIL domain~InterPro IPR017896:IPR018449:IPR017900~KEGG: ana:all0569 hypothetical protein~PFAM: NIL domain~SPTR: All0569 protein) — protein MKKRVTLTFPRTMVQIPITYRLAKEFNIAANIIRAQVAPNQVGKLVVELLGDIDQLEIAIDWMKSQEIKVSSATGEIIIDEDTCVHCGLCTGVCPTESLTLNPSSYKLQFRQQTCIVCEQCIPTCPVQAITTNL, from the coding sequence ATGAAAAAACGAGTAACCCTCACCTTTCCCCGTACCATGGTACAAATTCCCATCACCTATCGCCTTGCCAAAGAATTTAACATTGCCGCCAACATCATCCGCGCCCAAGTTGCCCCCAACCAAGTCGGGAAATTAGTCGTAGAATTATTAGGAGATATAGATCAACTAGAAATAGCCATCGATTGGATGAAATCCCAAGAAATCAAAGTTTCCTCCGCCACGGGAGAAATCATTATCGATGAAGATACCTGCGTCCATTGTGGGTTATGTACAGGGGTATGCCCCACCGAATCTCTCACCCTCAATCCCAGTAGTTATAAACTACAATTTCGTCAACAAACCTGCATCGTATGTGAGCAATGTATTCCCACCTGTCCAGTCCAGGCCATAACCACTAATTTATAA
- a CDS encoding Thioredoxin domain-containing protein (PFAM: Thioredoxin~InterPro IPR017936:IPR013766:IPR017937~KEGG: cyh:Cyan8802_2340 thioredoxin domain protein~PFAM: Thioredoxin domain-containing protein~SPTR: Thioredoxin domain protein), protein MSENTSSGFGVNRLRNLVIALVAIALSVTLVLGLQTSANSESLEAQAQNAIPLEVAVSNGKPTLMEFYANWCTSCQAMAGDMATLKQEYGNDVNFVMLNVDNTKWLPEVLRYQVDGIPHFVFLGQDGSAIASTIGEQPLSIFEKNLTALIDNNPLPYANSQGITSQLKNANPIIEGNQDNPRDHG, encoded by the coding sequence ATGTCTGAAAATACTTCTTCTGGTTTTGGTGTTAATCGTTTACGAAATTTGGTTATTGCTTTAGTGGCGATCGCCCTTAGTGTTACTTTGGTATTAGGGTTACAAACTAGCGCTAACTCGGAGTCTTTGGAGGCACAGGCACAGAATGCTATTCCTTTGGAGGTGGCGGTGAGTAATGGTAAGCCGACTTTGATGGAATTTTATGCCAATTGGTGTACCAGTTGCCAAGCCATGGCAGGGGATATGGCGACTTTGAAGCAGGAGTATGGCAATGATGTTAATTTTGTGATGCTTAATGTGGACAATACGAAGTGGCTTCCTGAAGTTTTACGTTATCAGGTGGATGGTATTCCCCATTTTGTTTTTCTTGGTCAAGATGGAAGTGCGATCGCATCTACTATTGGCGAACAACCTTTATCAATTTTTGAAAAAAATTTAACGGCTTTAATTGATAATAATCCTCTCCCTTATGCTAACTCTCAGGGGATAACTTCTCAGCTGAAAAATGCTAATCCCATCATAGAAGGAAACCAAGATAATCCCCGTGACCATGGATAA
- a CDS encoding Tetratricopeptide TPR_1 repeat-containing protein (PFAM: Tetratricopeptide repeat~COGs: COG4421 Capsular polysaccharide biosynthesis protein~InterPro IPR019734:IPR013026:IPR001440~KEGG: ter:Tery_0122 glycosyl transferase, group 1~PFAM: Tetratricopeptide TPR_1 repeat-containing protein~SPTR: TPR repeat protein), protein MDNWSEIKEQIKAFCNQNNYEQLKIYIESLLAENDSNALLLAYAGVSYMLANEEEKAISLWLDCFLCADEEELIIAATNLQELGDLYFKNNQFNTASLIYQQVLEFNAEYFQCYLSLGYCFLYSGNFDDAMEVWKNGLSINDQWKELYLNIAEQYQYIREYNQAISYYLKALDFYTNDSKILYNLGFCYTATDQLDLAIGYYQQCLNIDPNNCNIYGELGYIYLLQGNIKKAKEYWQILVNINPDIFNNLLNWSKESNDQSIILNYRLIDNLFFNKSLAEFTLIIANLLFAQKKYSLASIYYQISLNELVLKQNNLLNQNLLTTNEIKNILHNLFFILHQQNDQDKVKEYLNQLSNTDNEYIKNVINHLINSPTKKVNHPENLIINEAKKYYETSQQWADTKRNYQLIYGDNQLNLKPPQSFDDNIHPSFYFPHKFSLPPSFVTILDNGRFWLREDEGSSAIISDDNYMIGDISPESPALSPNHPDKHPRYHSLLTTSSLPPVTRLEGKVVVLGGLLNNIYFHWLFDILPCIHLLEKASITWDEVDYVVVDNRCSFQRETLEMFGIPSSKILPLSFPTHIKADKLIVPSFPSAIAWMPPWSCQYLRTKILGDNLDKKTPHKRIYISREKSSNRRLINEQEIISILEEYDFDILNLELFSVKQQAELLNQAEIVISPHGSGLSNLVFCQSNTKVIEIFSPNYVYPCYWLVSNIIDLEYHYILGEIMGSKSFDNFLYPDSRFEDIYINPDDLRTNLEQILSS, encoded by the coding sequence ATGGATAATTGGTCAGAAATTAAAGAGCAGATAAAGGCTTTTTGTAATCAAAATAATTACGAACAATTAAAGATTTACATAGAATCTTTGTTGGCAGAGAATGATTCTAATGCCCTACTTTTGGCTTATGCTGGGGTTAGTTATATGTTAGCTAATGAAGAAGAAAAGGCAATTTCTCTTTGGCTAGATTGTTTTTTGTGTGCAGATGAGGAAGAATTAATAATTGCGGCTACTAATCTTCAAGAATTAGGTGATTTATATTTTAAAAATAATCAATTTAATACTGCTTCTTTGATTTATCAACAGGTATTAGAATTTAATGCCGAATATTTCCAATGTTATCTTAGTTTAGGCTATTGTTTTCTATATTCTGGCAATTTTGATGATGCTATGGAGGTGTGGAAAAATGGTTTATCTATCAATGATCAATGGAAAGAACTATATTTAAATATTGCGGAACAATATCAGTATATTAGAGAATATAATCAAGCTATTAGTTATTATTTAAAAGCTCTTGATTTTTATACTAATGATAGTAAAATACTGTATAATTTAGGTTTTTGTTATACTGCTACTGATCAACTGGATTTAGCTATTGGTTATTATCAACAATGTTTAAATATTGATCCTAATAATTGTAATATCTATGGTGAATTAGGTTACATATATTTATTGCAAGGAAATATAAAAAAAGCAAAAGAATATTGGCAAATTTTAGTTAATATTAACCCTGACATATTTAATAACTTACTTAATTGGAGTAAAGAGAGTAATGATCAAAGTATCATTTTAAATTATCGTCTAATTGATAACTTATTTTTTAACAAAAGTTTAGCAGAATTTACTCTTATTATTGCTAATTTATTATTTGCACAAAAAAAATACTCTTTAGCAAGTATCTACTATCAAATTTCATTGAATGAGTTAGTTCTTAAACAAAATAATTTACTAAACCAAAATCTATTAACAACAAACGAAATTAAAAATATTCTCCATAACTTATTCTTTATTCTCCATCAACAAAATGATCAAGATAAAGTAAAAGAATATCTTAATCAACTAAGTAATACGGATAATGAATATATAAAAAATGTGATTAACCATTTAATCAATAGCCCAACAAAAAAAGTTAATCATCCTGAAAATTTAATCATAAATGAAGCTAAAAAATATTATGAAACTAGCCAACAATGGGCAGATACAAAAAGAAATTACCAGTTAATTTATGGAGATAATCAACTTAACTTAAAACCTCCCCAAAGTTTTGATGATAACATTCATCCTAGTTTTTATTTTCCTCACAAATTCTCCTTACCCCCTAGCTTCGTGACAATTTTAGATAATGGACGGTTTTGGTTGCGGGAAGACGAGGGCAGTAGTGCCATTATCAGCGATGATAACTATATGATAGGGGATATTTCTCCCGAATCTCCTGCCCTTAGTCCTAATCATCCTGATAAACACCCTCGTTATCATTCCTTGTTGACAACTTCTTCGCTTCCCCCTGTCACTCGTCTTGAAGGTAAGGTAGTTGTTTTGGGAGGATTGTTAAACAATATCTATTTTCATTGGTTATTTGATATTCTTCCTTGTATTCATTTACTGGAAAAGGCTTCCATTACTTGGGATGAGGTGGATTATGTGGTGGTGGATAATCGTTGTTCATTTCAACGGGAAACTTTAGAAATGTTTGGCATTCCTTCCTCGAAGATACTTCCTCTTTCTTTTCCTACCCACATTAAGGCAGATAAATTAATTGTACCTTCTTTTCCCAGTGCGATCGCCTGGATGCCCCCTTGGAGTTGTCAATATTTACGCACAAAAATATTAGGTGATAATCTCGATAAAAAAACACCCCATAAAAGAATCTATATTAGTCGAGAAAAATCTAGTAATAGAAGATTAATTAATGAGCAAGAAATTATCAGTATTTTAGAAGAATATGACTTTGATATTCTGAACTTAGAATTATTTTCTGTCAAGCAACAAGCAGAATTATTAAATCAAGCAGAAATTGTCATTTCTCCCCATGGTAGTGGTTTAAGTAATCTAGTTTTTTGTCAATCCAATACTAAAGTAATAGAAATTTTTTCCCCTAATTATGTATATCCTTGCTACTGGTTAGTTAGTAACATTATCGATTTAGAATATCATTATATTTTAGGGGAAATTATGGGTAGTAAAAGTTTTGATAATTTTCTTTATCCTGATAGTCGTTTTGAGGATATTTATATTAATCCAGATGATTTAAGAACAAATTTAGAGCAAATTTTATCATCCTAA
- a CDS encoding sulfate ABC transporter, periplasmic sulfate-binding protein (PFAM: Bacterial extracellular solute-binding protein~TIGRFAM: sulfate/thiosulfate-binding protein~COGs: COG1613 ABC-type sulfate transport system periplasmic component~InterPro IPR006059:IPR000957:IPR005669~KEGG: syp:SYNPCC7002_A0795 sulfate-binding protein~PFAM: extracellular solute-binding protein family 1~SPTR: SbpA protein;~TIGRFAM: sulfate ABC transporter, periplasmic sulfate-binding protein) yields the protein MKLQRRLFGKFLLGLTISGVIASCASPPTTTENSGSATGVQNQEEVTLTLVSYAVTQSAYEKIVPQFVEYWEETTGQRVTIDQSYGGSGTQTRAVIDGLEADVVALALASDHYALQDAGLIEPGWENAVSGQNGIITRSVVALVSREGGEQVESWQDLADPDITVITANPKTSGGARWNFLGLWGSVTKAGGSVEEAKEFVAQVYGSVTTLPRDAREASDVFYTRNQGDVLMNYENELLLAESQGRIQPYVIPTDYNISIEGPVAVVDGYVDRRGTREVAEAFVEFLYTPEAQRAFAEAGFRPVNEEVFAEFSQRFPVVENLFTIEDFGGWNQAQPEFFSDGAIFDQALLGR from the coding sequence ATGAAACTACAGAGAAGATTATTCGGTAAATTTTTGCTAGGATTAACCATTAGCGGAGTAATCGCCAGTTGTGCCTCTCCCCCCACCACCACAGAAAACTCAGGAAGTGCCACAGGAGTTCAAAACCAAGAAGAAGTAACCCTAACCCTTGTCAGTTACGCTGTAACCCAATCTGCTTACGAAAAAATTGTTCCCCAATTCGTCGAATACTGGGAAGAAACCACAGGGCAACGGGTAACCATAGACCAAAGTTATGGCGGTTCAGGAACTCAAACCAGAGCAGTCATAGACGGTTTAGAAGCTGATGTGGTAGCCCTTGCACTGGCTTCTGATCACTACGCCTTACAGGATGCAGGATTAATCGAACCGGGATGGGAAAATGCAGTATCAGGGCAAAATGGCATCATTACTCGTTCCGTGGTTGCCCTTGTGAGTAGGGAAGGAGGGGAACAAGTGGAATCATGGCAAGATTTAGCAGATCCTGATATTACCGTAATCACAGCCAATCCCAAAACCTCCGGGGGCGCTCGTTGGAATTTCTTGGGGCTTTGGGGTAGCGTCACCAAAGCAGGGGGAAGCGTTGAAGAGGCAAAAGAATTCGTTGCTCAGGTTTATGGTAGTGTCACCACCCTTCCTCGAGATGCTAGGGAAGCCTCCGACGTTTTCTATACCAGAAACCAAGGGGATGTATTAATGAACTACGAAAATGAATTATTACTTGCCGAATCCCAAGGTAGAATTCAACCTTACGTTATTCCCACCGATTACAACATCTCCATCGAGGGGCCTGTGGCAGTGGTAGATGGATATGTGGATAGACGAGGTACAAGGGAAGTGGCGGAGGCTTTTGTGGAATTTCTATACACCCCTGAAGCACAAAGGGCATTTGCCGAGGCAGGTTTTCGCCCTGTTAATGAGGAAGTTTTTGCGGAATTTAGCCAGCGCTTCCCTGTGGTAGAAAATCTTTTCACCATCGAAGACTTTGGCGGTTGGAATCAAGCCCAACCCGAATTTTTCAGTGATGGGGCAATTTTCGATCAAGCTCTTTTGGGAAGATGA